tgattatagcatattgatggatgggctacCTTCCTGTTGAGATTTCGGCAGAGGTTTCTGCCCCGAGCTAGCCAGATGTCCTCGAGTCCTCAGTTTCCGATTGCAGATTATACATGTAGTTCTCGATGGACGATTATGCCATTGGGTTTCCTCAATCAACTGGAGAAATTCAAGTCCTTTTATGATGATGACACTCAAAATGAGGAGGAGAAGAGGGATACATCTAATCCTGAAGCAGAGGGGATCATTAAATTCAATCCCCCagattatatgtatttgattggtcttggggatggtagtgatgacctttatccatcctgggctgaatgtgataaggttagtccttttttttttatataaactataCATTTTGAGTAAACTGTAATAGGCGCAAGACAAATCTTGCGCCCTTGCATCCGTTCGCAAACACtctcttgcgtccttgcgaccctcGCAAGATTAACCTTGCGTCTTCATTATGGACGCAAAGTAAAATTTGCGTCCATGCGTCCACCCGCAAGTtagaccttgcgtccttgctcctgacgcaaggtctaccttgcgtccttgcgtgtctcGCAAGGTCAACCTTGCGTCCTTCCTTCTTGACTTTTTATGTttcttttgttgcagattttgattccaGTACATTTTTCAGATCCTGAACATTTTATACTACTCACTTTGAACTTAGATGAACAGAGAGTATTAGTCTATGATAGTTTAAAGGGTTGTTTGAAAAAAGGTCAACTCGAGGCTGTCTTCAAAAACTTATCAGACAACTTGCCGTTATATTTGAAGGCTATTGATTACTTTAACAAGAAGCAGGACTCACAAATTGTTGACTATTATGAGAACAGAGAAGATGTAGAGTTGATGATCGAGGATGCACCGTATGTGCCAATgcagagtggtggccatggtgattgtggtgtttgggtctgccttcatatggagaggatagtttttggttgggatcagattgacaacattggagaccctaaaaaggctgctaaggactatagaattcgaatggcaagaacattcttccgtgcacgctttgatacacaggaaccaccaccaccagaggacccagaggacccaaaggttgttaattagttaaCTTGTAGATGTAATTATTATACAGTTTTTAGGTAAAACATGTAATTTTTGTATGTAAATAATCTGGGACAGACGCAAGGACTTTTTTGCGTCCTTGCTTCTGGTTTTTTGACAGACGCAAGGtgttgtttgcgtccttgcgtctctttAAATGGCTTACGCAAGGTTTTGTTTGCGTTCTTTCGTATGTTTGAAGGAACGCAAGGTTTTGTTTGCGTTCTTGCGTATGTTTGAAGGCTTACGCAAGGttatgtttgcgtccttgcgtctctttAAAAGATATACGCAAGTTGATGTTTGCGTGCTTGCGTATGTTTCATGACATACGCAAGGTTTTGTTTGAAAAGTTGCGTCTTTTTTAAAGACAGACGCAAGTTATTGTTTGCGTATTTGCGTGTGTTTGATGACATACGCAAGATTTTTCTTGCGTTCTTGCGTCTCTATGTAGGTCAATTTATGACACATATTTAAACAACTAACTGAGACTGATAAAcaacaaactgagactgataaacaaGCAACTAATTCTGGTCCCCTAATTCTGGTCTAAATCGTACGTTTGATAAAATTGAGACTGATAAGCTTGCGAAGGTTCGACTTTCTCTTTCgactttgactttgattttgaggctgtttttttaaccctctgagaagtagattcaccggttaggtcataagaagcgctacatgttgttcggttatgacctgcttgcttgcaacgagtacatgttcttactttcttttcagtttcttcaccttgagatggaatccgatcggtactttttgggcgtccaggtgctcttttcttttgaattgggggctttacgattttcaagatcttgggccctggatcggaccattcggatcgatggggcaaaggaaggatgtgttcggaatatgtatttatataagtttgagacaagaaccaatgtgatacataacatgtaacatcttccactccgaagagtcgtgctgctgccaatacatgtccgcaaggtatgcctgataattgccattgcccacatgtacatgttctatcttctagattaacgaggccgtttttccttccatcacgcacctctattagattgtttgtcgatggaaatgcttgccatcttcttgatttgttcgtcctcttacctaatttacgttcaacatatggagtaaccgttgaagtgagactaactgctttgttgtgatgtttgaaaaaccaatcctgtatagaagcgcgaaaaaattccaataacatgcaaactggtagtttgcgagcatgtttggatagagcgttaatagactctacactgttgctagtaaggtatgcatacctaacatgaccagcatgacttctggaccatttgttgaaaccaatgtcatttagatacttgtgagacgcttttaatcttcgttgaaatacactaacatgatcttgaaaatctgacaaacgataagccttaaccattttccaatagtgccattcaaaatatttgaatttgttggacatcgtttttatgttcatgaatagatgacgtgcgcaaaaagagtgaaaggcttcaggaaacacatttgaaataccatgtgctattgaaggagcacgatcagaaataaaggtaatctctgacatacgattactcataccacaactttctaaatgatctcttagattgccaaaaaaccatgaccaaacctcatttgtctcgccttcaccaattccataagccaatggcaaaattccgttattggcatccattgcaacagcgactaaatttgtacccaagtatccagctttcaaatgtgcaccatcaacgatgataatagggcgaacattttggacaaatgatcgaatctgcacgcaaacaaatcaaatgagattgctattagtttaagataaaacaattgtaggatgagtgatacttacaactgcgccaaaggacatgtaacacatcacgaatctattttcattgtcagtcaccacatttgtcatgcttcctgggttatgaatcttaatgttatgaagataaatgggaagcattcggaacgagtcatccatactgccacgaagcatctctattgcatgacacttggctctccatgcttgattgtaagaaatgctcacccgaaaacggttgccaacatcatcacgtatatcttttggattatagtctcgatttgcagctttgaacgattccatcagaatacttcctaacacctttttggaagcatgtttattatttcccataatttgggtacgtgagcatgtgtgtacgtcatgcaatttctttacgatgaagttgtcagtgtggcgtattttgtatgcactacatttccactcacaatttggcaacatgcatttagcagtgaatcgagatttgtcagactttacaggcttaatttggaagttttcttcaagacattttgtgtatagatggtttacaaaatcatccttgtttaaaaaagtttgtcgaactttaatcaaatcggatactctataactggttgttatttggctcgtagattcagtctcttggtcatgctcactcaataaaagtggcatattccagaatacatcctttttttcttcctcttcttcattttcatcttcatcttgatcttctctgtcattttcttcctccgaagcactagacgcgacaactgattcaaaagggtgatctgtttttttaattttacatacgttctcaactccatagttgaagaaatcaaactcttctgtgtttggaggtggtacttcaggtcgtgcttcttccaaattgggtgtctgaaggtttgtgctctcctcgtttgttggtaggttttgttggacatcgtgtgttggtaggttttgatggacattgtgtattggtaggatttgcactgactgtaagttttctgggagttgatgcattgtaactttgtcgacaatgtaaatattaatag
The window above is part of the Rutidosis leptorrhynchoides isolate AG116_Rl617_1_P2 chromosome 1, CSIRO_AGI_Rlap_v1, whole genome shotgun sequence genome. Proteins encoded here:
- the LOC139865494 gene encoding uncharacterized protein, which codes for MHQLPENLQSVQILPIHNVHQNLPTHDVQQNLPTNEESTNLQTPNLEEARPEVPPPNTEEFDFFNYGVENVCKIKKTDHPFESVVASSASEEENDREDQDEDENEEEEEKKDVFWNMPLLLSEHDQETESTSQITTSYRVSDLIKVRQTFLNKDDFVNHLYTKCLEENFQIKPVKSDKSRFTAKCMLPNCEWKCSAYKIRHTDNFIVKKLHDVHTCSRTQIMGNNKHASKKVLGSILMESFKAANRDYNPKDIRDDVGNRFRVSISYNQAWRAKCHAIEMLRGSMDDSFRMLPIYLHNIKIHNPGSMTNVVTDNENRFVMCYMSFGAVIRSFVQNVRPIIIVDGAHLKAGYLGTNLVAVAMDANNGILPLAYGIGEGETNESQLVV